In Alkalispirochaeta americana, the sequence CCGGAAACGAGCCGAGGAGCGAATCCAGGAAGACGAGTACCGGCTACGATCGATCCTGGAAAACCTGCCGGGCTTTGTCTATCAGCTTCTGCGCAACCCCGACGGGTCCATTGAGTATCCCTTTGCCAGCGACGGACTGCGCTCCTTCGGGGTGACCCCCGAGGAGCTTCAGGCAGATCCCCAGGCGCTCCGGCGCATGATTCCCCGCGATGATTACCGGAAACTGCTTCGCGAGAGCGAACGGGCTGCCAGAACCATGGGGCAGTTCCAGTGCCAGTACCGTCTGATTCTGCCCGATGGAACGGTGCGGTGGGTTGAAGCCCAGGATTCCCCCCGGCAGATGGCCGATGGCAGAGTCCTCTGGACCGGTCTGGCCGTGGATATAACACGAAGGAAACGGCTGGAGCAGCTTCTTCAGGAGAGTGAGGAGAAGTTCCGCACCATCGTGGAGAACGCCAACGATATCATTTACAGCGTCACGGCCAAGGGAATTTTTACCTACGTATCACCCAACTGGGTAGAGCTTTTGGGGCACGATGCAGCCGACGTTCTGGGGAGGTCCCTGACGGATTTTGTTCATCCCCAGGATTTTGAGCGGTTCTGGGAGTTCCTGGATCGGGTTTTCCACACCCGACAAAAGCAGAGTGGCGTGGAGTACCGAATTCGTCACAGTGACGGCTCCTGGCGCTGGCATACTTCCAACGCCTCGCCCTATTTTGACGCAGCCGGGCGGGTTGCGGAGCTCCACGGAATTGCCCGGGATATCACCGAGGCAAAGGAAGCTCAAGAGGCTCGGGAGGAAGCGGTGGCGCTTCTCCACCGGGTATCGCAGAACGTGCCGGGTGTTATCTTCAAGCTCCGCCAGGAGCCGGACGGAAGGCGTTCTGCGCCCTACGTGAGCTGGCGCGTGAAGGATATTTTCGGGGCTGCTCCGGAAGACCTTCAGCAGGATGCAGGCAGATTTTTTGATGCTGTCCACCCCGAGGATCGTTCCCTGGTAGAGGAGGGGCTGCAGGCAGCTCTGGAACAGGGGGTCCCCTGGCTTCAGGAGTTCCGCATCAGGACCGCATCGGGGAGCTACCGCTGGCATCAGGGCCAGGCATCCTGCGAACGAAGCGCCGACGGCGGGGCAGGCTGGTACGGGTATATTGGCGACGTCCAGGAGCGCCGCGATGCCCAGGAACGGTTTTCTTATCTGGCTTTGCACGACGCGCTCACGGGTCTGGCAAACCGCATTCTCTTTTCCGACCGGGTAGAAACTGCCCTGGCTGCAGCACGGCGTGAGGGTGAGTCTCTGGCGTTGCTCTTTCTGGATATGGATTCCTTCAAGCCTGTGAACGATACCCTGGGGCATGCCGTGGGAGATGCGTTGCTTCAGGAGGTGGCCCGCCGGATAGAGAATACCCTGCGGGAATCGGACACGGCTGCCCGTATCGGGGGGGATGAGTTTCTTCTGCTTCTTCGGAGAGTTGACCGCCGGGGGGCGTTGCGGGTGGCCGAGAAGGTTCGTCAGGCCGTGCAGGAGCCCTGTACGATCGGTGACCATGTGGTGTCGGTAACGTCCAGTATCGGGATTGCTCTCTTTCCCGATCACGGCGAATCTCTGACAGAACTTTCGGCCAGCGCCGACAAGGCGATGTACCGTTCAAAAAGAGAGGGCCGGGATACAGCAGCGCTGTACGATCCTGCTCTGGATTCCTCCGAGGCGGGCTAGCGGTATTGTGTGCCGGGACGTCCAGGGCTATTCTTTAAAGAAAGGGGTATCCCGGGCATGACGATCCTTGTAGCGGGAGGGGCGGGGTTTATCGGCTCGCATCTCTGCGAGCGCCTTCTGGGGCTGGGTCACGACGTGGTTTGCGCAGACAACTTCTCCACCGGGTTCCGGCAGAATCTGGACCATCTCCGGGCGCAGTCAGCCTTCACCCTGGTGGAGCAGGACATGACAGACCCGGCGAGCTCGCTTCCCGCGAGTGATATGATCATGAACCTGGCCTGTCCCGCCTCGCCCCGACAGTACCAGCTGGACCCTCTGGGAACCCTTCGGGCCAATCTTCTGGGGACGATGAACCTTCTGGAGCTTGCAGGCCGCTGGCGCGCCCCCTTTTTTCAGGCCTCCACCAGCGAGGTCTATGGCGACCCCGGAGTTCATCCCCAGAGCGAGCTGTATTGGGGGAACGTGAACCCCCTGGGCAGCCGGGCCTGTTATAACGAGGGGAAGCGCTGCGCCGAGACTCTCTGTGTTAATTACCATCGCCATCGGGGCCAGCCTCTGGCGATTGCCCGGATCTTCAACACCTACGGGCCGCGCATGGATCCCGACGATGGCCGGGTTATCTCATCCTTTATCGTGCAGGCTCTGCGGAACGAGCCCATCGAGCTCTTTGGCGGTGGCCACCAGACCCGGTCCTTTTGCTACATCGATGATCTGCTGGAGGGGATTCTGGCCTGCGCCTTTTCGGTGGAGGCCTTCTCCGGTCCGGTGAACCTGGGAAACCCCCAGGAGACATCCATCCGGGCCGTGGCCGAAGAGATTATCGAACTCACCAACAGCCGGTCTCGCCTGATCATGCGACCCATGCCCGAAGACGATCCCCGCCGGCGCTGCCCCGATATCTCCCTGGCGCGGCACCTCTACCGGTGGGAACCCCGGACGGCCCTCACCGCAGGGCTTCTGAAGACGATCTCCTGGTTCGATGGGGTCCTCTCCCGGTAGGTGCCTGCCGGGGGGTCAGGGCAGGCCCGTTTGCCCGCCCTGACCCGGGGTTAGTCGCTGATCCACCAAGTATCAACAAAGTCACTGGTGTTGAGGATGAGGGGGGCTCCCTCGGAGAGCATGAAGGGGTCTGAAAGGGCGGCATCACCGTAACTCGTTGTCTCCTCCCGCTCGCTCCAGCTGGTCAGAAGTATTCGCCATTCCTTGCCGGGAGCAAGGCCCGTCAGGGCTCCAGGCTCAAACTGGGGGCGATCTCCTTCTTTGGCTTGCAGGGTTTCGCCGTCTTTCTGGAGGAGCTGGACGTTCCCATCTCCGTACCAGCCATCGAAATCCTCGGATGTTTGTCCTGAGCCCCACCCAGACCCCTGATGCGCATAGCCATCGGCATCAATGAGATCGTAGTAAACGATGGTGCCTGTGCCGAAGATTGTATCCAGGGTCTCGGAGGATATCACCAGATTGGCGACCCACTGGCCCTGCAGGAAGACATCCCTGCCGGGCATGGTGAAGGTCGGGGGATCACCCTCGCCATCCCATTCAATGAGGGCCATGGGGCTGTCTGTTCCGACTTCCTGCCACCCCAGAAAGGAGCTTGAGTCCGGTAGCGGCACCACGTGAGGAATGGTCACGGGTTCTCCCTGGCTGTGGAACCGGGGAGGATGGTTTGTGCTCGTGTAGAGAGACATTCCCCAGTTCTCATCGGCAAGCCCGGGGTCGTAGAAGACGATATAGGTCTCTTCGGGCCCGGCAAAGCCCCGGATCACTCGGGAGGGAAGGAGATCAGTCAGGGGAGGATCTGTTATGAAGCCCGATCCAGTATAAAAATAACGTGCTGCGGCACCATCATGTCTAAGATTTGAGTGCCAAAACCAGCTGCTGTCCTGAATTCCCGCACGGTTGCGGAGATCCTCATTCTGAAAGATCTTTGCATCAAGAATAGCCAGCTCTTCTTCCGAAGGAAGGAACCAGTCGGAGAAACCTCCCCCCGCGTAGTTCCGGGCTTCCAGGGCCGCGTAATCTCCTGTACCTCCCTGGGCTGCGATGACCGCAGTGGTATTGTGCCGTCCCAGTCCCGATGCTTGTCCTATCTCTTCCATATACTCGAGGTTTTCGAGGTCTCCTGTCTCGATGCCACTCCTCAGCCAGGGAAGCGGGGCAATCTGCTCCAGAGAGATTTCCAGATAGCGCCATCCCACCAGGTTGCTGGTGCGGTTGGATTCGTGCATGGGGTCGCTATCATCATCGGTGTCAAAAAACACGAGTCCCCCGGCGGGGCCTATCTTCCCGATTACCTCGTTATCGTTGGTCCATTGGGCGGTGAGGGTGATATCGCCAGTAATCGTCAGGGAATCCCCGGGTTGGTACTCATCATCGCCCTCAAGCCAGCCCAGGAAACGCTGGGTGATTCCCGAACCCTCGTGGCCTGTCAGGCCGGGGCCGCGCAGGGCCTGGGGTTGCAGTATCTCGTGAGGGTCGGCGTCGGCCATCAGATAAACCGGGCCCGGGGGCGCCCCGCTGGAGCCATCGCCCCCCAGATAGGTCACGGTGAAGACCCCGCCAGCCTCGAAGGGCTCCGGGGTCTCTGCTCCCTGGGACTCGCCGTAGGTGTTATAGGCAACCACGCGATAGTGCCAGGATGAGTCGGGAGGGACCCGGTCGGTATAGAGGGAACTGTTGGAGGGTAATGAGCCAGCTCCGGGAAGGGCCGTGGCGAACTCGTCCGCACCGGCCTCCTTGCGGTAGATTCGGTACCCCAGGGCGGTGTTGGCCGTTCTGGTCCAGGAAAGATGAACGGCCCAGCCTTCGTCGGGGTCAAAAGCTCCTTGAGTTGCCTGAAGATCCTCCGGTGCCGAGGGGGGGAGCCCGATGCGCCCGGTGATATCCAGAGTCTTCTCCGAGCGTCGGCCGTCGTAGATGTGGATGATATCGCGGTAGGTCGCCACGGGGATGCCGTTTCTCTGCAGGGGGATCACGATGCGGTAGAAGCCGCTCTCCAGGAGGCTGTCGGGGCCGGTCTGGTGGTAGCGCAGGGTTCCTGCCCCGGAGTCAAAATCAATGTTTGCTGTGGGAATATGGATCGGTTCGTCAGGGGTCTGGCCCGGTCTGAGCCGCTGTAGAGAAGGCGTGGGGACTCCTGCATCGTTGTGGTATCCGGTGATCAGCCCGGGAGGGTCCCAGGAGAGTTCTATCTCCACGGAGCCTTCTCCGTCTTCGGTCCTGGCAGCCTGGAGATCGGCGGTCCAGGTGACGATCTGGCCTGCAATGATATTGACCTCCCCGGAGGCCCCAAAGGTTTCCACCTCGGTGTCATCGGGAAAATAGCCCCGGAGCGAGATGTTCCAGGTTCCTGGGGGGATGCCCGGCAGGGAGATCTCCGAGACAGAGAGATCTAGCGCTTCAAGCTCTTCCTGATCCGGGTCATCTGGGGTAAGGGTAAGATCAAAGCGCAGGTCTTCAGGAGATGCCTCCGGGGGAAGCACCGTGGCAGCGCCCACGGGAAAGGTGATGATCAGGGTGCCTGTGGCACCGGTCCCGCCCCGCAGTGCCGGTGAGCGATCGTTGTCTGACTTTTCAAAAGGTGAGAGTACGGCGCTACAGGCAGCTACACAGACCAGGGAACACAGGACATATACTTTAACGTTTTTGTACCAAGAGACCATAAGGTTCCTCCTGGGCCTCGATATACTTTTTAAAAGGCCTTACTCGATAGTATAGCGCATGAGGGGAGAATATACTGTATTTTTGTATTCATAATTTGGTTATGGCAGAGATTTCCGGCTTGGTGCCGGCCTCGGGGTCGTCCCCGAAGGGAAAAAAAGCGGGAGGGTGCTCGAACACAAAAGGCAGGGGTTTTGAGCTACCCTCCCCGGGGCAGGCCGGGGGCCCGCCCTGACCCGGTGTTAGCTGTCCCAGTCCCAGGCCACAAAGTCATTGTCATCAAGAGTGATGGTGCCTCCCTCGGAGAGCGTGAAGGGCTGCGAGAGGTTTGCTCTTCTGAATGCTGATGCAGGGCCTCTGTCGGGCCAGTTGGTCAGAAGTATGCGCCATTCCTTGCCGGGAGCAAGGCCCGTCAGGGCTTCCGGCTCAAACTGGGGTCGGGTACCCGTCGTCTTCACCACGTTCGTCACACCGTCTTTCTCGAGGAGCTGGACGTTTTCATCTTCGTACCAGGTATCGAAATTCCAGGGTGATGTTCCTGAGCCCCACCCAGACCCCTCATGGTCATAGGATTCGGCATCAATGAGATCGTAGTAAAAGGTGGTGCCTGTAGGAAATATTGTATCAAGCGTCCCGGAGGATATCACCAGTTCCGTGGTTTTTTCTTCGATGATGTCAGAATACTGGTTCCACCCGTCGGCTTCCTTGTAGGCGGTCTCGGAACCTGCGGGCACCAGGATGCTCCCGGTTCCGCCTGCGATGGGGGAACCCTGGAACAGGTCAACCCCAGCGGTGGTTATCCCGTCGGGAGCCTCCCAGCGGTTTACTATGACGGTTTCGAGGTTGGCCATGAGGGTGAAAGCCTCTGCTCCGACAGACTCAACACTGGCGGGTATAAGGAGTTCCGTGTTCTCGAAGGTGTTTTCTGCAAAGGCACCGACCCCGATAGTTGTAACCGACTCGGGAATTGTGAGCTGACCCGAGAAGCCGCTACCACTTGGGCTAAAGGCAGTACTGCCAATTGTTACAAGATTTTCTCCCAGGGTAAGAGTTCCGTCAAAAGCTCCCCTCAGGGCCTGATTGCCCACAGAGATAACCGAATCTGGTACGACCAGATCGCCTGTGAATCCGGTTCCAACAAAGGCGAATGCTCCAATTGACTGAATTCCTTCATTCAGGGTGAGGGCCCCGGTGAATCCGGCGTTCGAAAAAGCGCTGATCGCTACAGAGGTTAAGGTGCCGGGAATCTCCAGATTTCCTGTGAAGTTGTTAGTCCTGAAAGCACCATTGGCAAGTCCGGTGAGCCCCGAAGGTAGCGTGAGAGTACCGTCGAATTTGGAATCTTCGAAGGCAGAGATCCCAATGGTTGTAACCGAAATGGGGATCTCCAGGCTTCCCGTGAATCCGGTGGCCTGGAAGGCATTGTCCGGGATCGATGTGAGCACGAGGCTTTCCAGATTGAGAGTGCCGGTGAATCCGGAGCTCTGAAAGGCTCTGGGACCCATGGAGGCAATCGAACCGGGGATCGTCAGCCCTCCTGTGAACTGGTTTCCCCTAAAGGAGTCGGATCCAATGGTTTCGAGGTTTTCTCCCAGGGTCAGGGTTCCATCAAATCCAGCGGTCCGGAAGGCGGCATTTCCAACGGTTGTAACTGCATCGGGAATCACCAGGTTGCCCGTGAAGTTGGTGTTCATGAAGGCTTGCCCTCCAATGGTCTGAACCGACTCGGGAATTACCAGAGTGCCCGTGAGTCCGGTATCGGCGAAGGTGGTTATTTCGATCGACGTGAGCGAGAGGTTTTCCAGATTGAGGGGGCCGGTAAATCCGGCGGTACGAAAGGCACTCGCACCAATAAAGGCAACCGAACCGGGGATCGTCAGCCCTCCTGTGAACTGGTTGTTCCTGAAGGCCTCAGGTCCAATGGTTTCGAGGTTTTCCCCCAGGGTCAGGGACCCATCGAACCCGGCGTTCTGGAACGCGGCGTTTCCAACGGTTGTGACCGAATCGGAGATTACCAGGCTACCCGTGAAATTGGCGTTCTGGAAGGCTTGCACACCAATGGTCTGAACCGACTCGGGAATTACCAGAGTTCCTGTGAACCCGGTATCGGTGAAGGTGTTCGCCTCGATCGACGTGAGCGAGAGGTTTTCCAGATTGAGGGGGCCGGTGAATCCGGCCTCCTGAAAAACTCTCGTGCCCATGGAGGTAATCGAACCGGGGATCGTCAGCCCTCCTGTGAACTGGTTGTCCCTGAAGGCTCCCACCTCAATGGTTTCGAGGTTTTCTCCCAGGGTAAGGGAACCACCGAATCCAGCGTTCCGGAAGGCGTTATCCTTGATGGTTGTAACCGAGTCGGGGATCACCAGGTTTCCCGTGAAGTTATTGGTGTTGAACGCAAGACGGCCGATCTCTGTGACCGAATCGGCGATAGTAAGGGTGCCAGTGATCTGTTTGCCTTCAAAGGCCGAAGCAGCAATCGTCCTGACCGTTCTCGTAACCCCACCCACCTCTGCAGCGGGGGGTATAATCACGTCATCCTCAGCTGCACCGGTGTAGCCCGTCAGGATCAGGTAGTCCGAGTGAACAGTAAAAAGGAAATCACCCTCATTTCCTTCGGGATTTGCCGAAAGAACAGGGGATGCCAGTGGAGAAGAGGTTCCGTAGCTGTTTGCAGCGATCACTCGGTATTGATAGGTGTCGTCCAGATCAGCGGGTTCGAAGGTGTCGCTGAAGAAGGATGTATCTCGCGGAAGGTCGGTGGCCCCGTCAAGAACTTCGAAGGCCCCATCGTTTACCCGGCGGTAGATTCGGTAGCTCAGGGCAGTGTTGGCTGTTCTGGTCCAGGAGAGCCCCACCGTCCATTCTTCTTCGGTCTCGTCAAAACTCACCGGTGAGAGTTGAAGATTCTCCGGGGCCGAGGGCGGGGTCCCGATCAGCGGAGTGATCTCCAGATCCTTTTCCGAGCGTCGTCCGTCGTAGATATGGATCACGTCGCGATAGGTTCCCACGGCATAGGTCTGGCCGGTCTCGCTGTCGTGCCGTTCCAGGGGAATCGCGATGCGGTAGAAGCCGCTTGGCAGGTTATCCTGTTCGTAGGTAAGGGTGCCCTGGTCTGCGTCGAAGGTGATGGTGATCCCTTCATCGGCGGGATCGATATAAAAGGGGGGCTCCCGGTCTTCCGGGGCTTGCCCTGGCACGAGCAACTGCAGCGAGGGTGTCAGTGCGTCTGCGTCGTCTTCGTAGTTCGTAACGCGTGAAGTCCCGGGATTTCCGGGAAATAACTCCGGGTTCCAGGAGAGTTCGATCCTCACCGAACCCTCTCCTTCATCGGACTGGATGGCCAGCAGCTGGGCCACCCACGTGGTGGGGAGACCTGCGGTGATTTCGATCGGGTCCTGGGAGGACGCGCCGAAAGCGTAGACATTAGGGATGACCCCCTCCAGGGGTGTTCCCTCGGGGAAGTAGCCCCGAAGCGAAATATTCCAGGTCCCCTCGGGGATGCCCGGCAACGAGAGTTCTCCGGCGGGCAGCTCCTGTACCTCGATAGGTTCCTGAGCGGGGTCAGCGGGGGTGAGGGTGAGATTGAACTCCAGGTCATCCGGGGCTACCTCGGGGGGAAGGACCGTGGAAATTCCGGTCTGATTAAAGATGATCTCCAGGGTGCCTGTTCTGTCTGCTCCCGGGCGAGATGGCATGGCGCTGTCTTGTTCAGATTTCTCGAAAGGGGACAGAATCGCGCTGCAGGCAGCGATACAGACAAGGGAAAAGAGCGAATAGACTCTCGGATTCTTGTGCCAGGTGGTCATGAGATTCCTCCCGGGCCTTGGTGTGCTTTTTTACAGGCCTCACCTGAAAGTATAGCCCGAAGAGAGAATATATACTGTATTTTGGTATATATTATTTGGTTTTGGCAGAGATTTCCGTCTTGGTGTTGGCCCCGGAATCGATCTTCCCGGTGATGGGCTTGTCGGGGTAGCGGAACCACCTGCCGTCCAGGCTCTGTAGATGGTGCCAGCCGGGTTCTTTTTTGCTCAGGCTTTCGGGGTAGAGGGGGGATCTTTTCACCGCCCCGGGCAAATCCACGGCAAAGGCGGGCCGGCCGATCCCCGAGAGACGCCGCCGCAGGAGCCGTGAAGTATCGCCGAAAGCAATGAGGGCAGTGCATCGCGCAGGTATCGGTGATAAGGAAGAGGGCCCGGTCGCGGTATCGGGGCTTCCCGGCTTCTCAACACCTGCGGCCGAGAGTGGTTCCCAACGATGGCCGGGTTGCTTCGTCCTGTATCATGCAGGCTCGAAGCCCTCCCGGCCGTGGTGGTTAGCTGCCCCAGCCCCAGGTCTCAAAGTCATTGTCATCAAGAGTGATGGTGCCTCCTTCGGAGAGCGTGAAAGGCTGCGAGAGGGCTGCTTTTTTGAATGCTGATGTAGCGCCTCTGTCGGGCCAGTTGGTCAGAAGTATCCGCCATTGCTTGTCCGGGGCAAGGCCCGTCAGGGCTCCCGGCTCAAACTGGGGGCGATTTCCTTCTTTGGCTTGCACGGTTTCGCTGTCTTTCTGGAGGAGCTGGACGTTCCCATCTCCGTACCAGGTATTGAAATTCCCGGGTGATGTTCCTGAGCCCCACCCAGACCCCTGATGCGCATAGACATCGGCATCAATGAGATCGTAGTAAACGGTGGTGTCTGTGCCGAAGATTGTATCCAGGGTCTCGGAGGATATCACCAGGTAACTCCACTGGCCAGCCTCGACAAGCTCCGGGGTCTCTGCTCCCTGGGACTCGCCGTAGGTGTTATAGGCAACCACGCGGTAGTGCCAGGAGGAGTCGGGATCGATCCAGTCGGTATAGAGGGAACTGTTGGTGGGCAATGAGTCAGCTCCGGGAAGGGCGGTGCCAAACTGGTCGTCACCTTCGGCTTTGCGGTAGATCCGGTAGCCCAGGGCAGTGTTAGCCGTTCTGGTCCAGGAAAGGTTGGCAGCCCAGGCGCCTTCTGAACCCTCATCCGGATTAAACTCCCCCAGTTCGACCAGAAGGTTCTCCGGTGCCGAGGGAGGGAGCCCGATGCGCTCGGTGATATCCAGAGTCTTCTCCGAGTGTCGGCCGTCGTAGATGTGGATGATATCGCGGTAGGTCGCCACGGGGATGCCCTGCCTCCGCAGGGGGATCACGATGCGGTAGAAGCCGCTCTCCAGGAGGCTGTCGGGGCCGGTCTGGTGGTAGCGCAGGGTTCCTGCCCCGGGGTTAAAATCAATGTTTGCTGTGGGGATATGAATCGCCGCGTGAGTCTCGCCCGATATGATCCGCTGTAGCGAGGGAGCGGGGATTCCCGCATCGTTGTGGTATCCGGTGATCAGCTCGGGAGGGTTCCAGAAGAGTTCTATCTCTACGGAGCCTTCTCCGTCTTCGGTCCTGGCAGCCTGGAGATCGGCGGTCCAGGTGACGATCTGGCCTGCAATGATATTGACCTCCCCGGAGGCCCCAAAGGTTTCCACCTCGGTATTATCAGGAAAATAGCCCCGGAGCGAAATATTCCAGGTCCCCTCGGGGATGCCCGGCAGGGAGATATCCGAGGCGGAGAGATCTAGCGCTTCAAGCTCTTCCTGATCCGGGTCATCTGGGGTAAGGGTAAGATCAAAGCGCAGGTCTTCAGGAGATACCTCCGGGGGGAGCACCGTGGCAGCGCCCACGGGAAAGGTGATGATCAGGGTGCCTGTGGCACCGGTTCCGCCCCGTAGTGTCGGTGAGCGATCGTTGTCTGACTTTTCAAAAGGTGAGAGTACGGCGCTGCAGGCAGCTACACAGACCAGGGAACACAGGAGATATACTTTAACGTTTTTGTACCAGGTGGTCATAAGGTTCCTCCCGCGCCTTGCTATACTTTTTAGAAGGCCTTAACCGACAGTATAGCGTAGGGGAGGCGAAAATACCGTATTCTGCTATAAAGAATCCCAAATATTCTGCGTGGCCGTTGATTTTGCACCGGCGAGGCAGGATTGGTTATACTGAATAATCTGATCATGGAGGGCTCATGGTTTCCTTTGTTATTCCCACGCGTAATCGTCCTGCGACGCTTGCCGGAAGCACCGCAAGCCTCCTGTCGTGGCTTGCCACATGCCCTGATGAGCCTCTCCCCCTGCTCATCCTGGACGACAGTGATCAGGCCCGGAGCCTGGAAGAGAACCGGGCCCTGGCACAGACTCTGGCCGACTCGTCTCCGTCGGGGCAGGGGGTGTTCTATCTCGGCCCAAAGGAACGCCGTCGCCTGGTCTCGGCACTGGCTCAGGGCGACCCGGAGCGGGAAGCGCTTCTCGGCTTTGCCTGCCTCAGGAGGGACGGAGAACTCGCCATCTCGAGCCCCGGCCGAAACCGCAACTGTGCCGTGCTGGCTTGGGCGGGCAGAAAGATCCTCTCTTTGGATGATGACGCACGGTTCTGCTTCTCCCGCCTGTCGGTGAGAGACCTTGAGTCTCCTGCCGAGTATAGCGCCTGTGTAGTACCTGCCATGGATGATCTGGCGGGGTATCTGGAACCCTTTCCCGGAGATCCCCTGAGGGAAATGGTGGAATCGCTCCAGGGCAGACAGGTTCCTCTGGTGATGACCGGTATGGCGGGGAACCGCTGGTTCAGCAGGCCTCAGCATTTTCTGACCCTCCACGAACCCCTGCGGGACCGGGTATACCTGCCAAAAAAGAGTTACACCCGTTCGCGGCCCGCTCCCTTCGCATTCTTCCAGTATCCCCGGGGAAAAGCCAGCGAGAATTCTTTTCTGGTAACCTGTTGCCACGGGGCGGACGCCGGGATTCTGCTCCCTCCCTTTCCCCCTCAGGGGCACGCCGATGACTCGGTCTTTGGTGTGCTGGTGCGGTTTTGTTATCCCGGGAGTGTTACCCGGCACATGCCCTTCTGCGTGCACCACGATCTTGGCGATCCTCAGCCCTTCGCTGACCGGGCCTGGTACGAGACGGGCCTGACAACAGCGCTTCTCACTCGCCTGGTTTTGCAGTACCTGATAAAACGTGTCCCACCAGATCTGATCGGGGCTCCACAGCGGATTGTCTGGTTGGGGGAGCTGATGTGTGCGCTGGCAGAGATGCCGCTTGAGGATTGGCAGGACCTGGTGCACGAACTCTTTCTGCTTTTTGCAATGGCAGAGCGGGAAAAATTTGGCGAACTTCTTGATCGGTACCGGGGAGAACCCTCGTGGTGGGCCCGGGATGTGGAGGACTACACGGAGCGGTTGATCCAGCAGGGGGCTGCTCCCGAAGGCGCCTTGCCCCGGGAGTATCGCGATGCCGGGCTATCTCTGGGGCAGGGTCTGGAGCAGTACCGGGCCTTTTGTCGCTCCTACGGGCAGCTTATGATGATTTGGCCCCGGGTTTGGGAGGATGCCTGCTCCAGGGTGGCAGAGCCCGGGCTTGAGCTTCCGGGGGCCTCCGGGGCGAGGTAAGCCCCCGGGGAAGGCTCCGCACTCCTGGTCTCCCGCAGGAGGCGGGTACTGGTTCCGAATTTGCAGGGGATGAACTAAACCTCAGGAAGGAGCCTCATCGGGGTAGCGAAACCATCTGCCGTCCAGACTTTGCAGGTGATACCAGCCGGGTTCTTTCCTGCTCAGGCTTTCGGGGTAGAGGGGGATTTTCCCTCCCCCCTGGGGCAGATCCACGGCGAAAACGGGGAGGGCGATCCCCGAGAGGCGCATGCGCAGGCACCGGAAGATC encodes:
- a CDS encoding PAS domain S-box protein: MLFPFYALPAREGAHRALIVSLDSNWPPFSFLDSQGNPRGVLVDIWRTLEEPLGRPVEFHFGSWPESLSWVLEGSAHVQGGLLRSPGRETFFEFSSPLLPLKGYLFVAAEAMPLTMQDLAGRLVGVTRGSFEEYYMERSYSQVPLRRFDNNDYMVQAALRGELVAFVADFPVANYLLDRYNAVTAFYPVHGLYSRSLRAGVRRGEPELRARIDAALAALGEEELRRLTQRWLRSETREVLPRWFWPFVGAGGLAVLLGSLALYNAVLRRQRRHLLQEVQRRTGAVRESEELFRTLSDHAAAGIFILRGSKLVVVNPAMVRIFGYSREDMLSMEALELVHPDQRELLRNRVRSRHDQKLVAFRYEVKGRTRSGETVWVELTAGKASYQGKTASIGTIFDITARKRAEERIQEDEYRLRSILENLPGFVYQLLRNPDGSIEYPFASDGLRSFGVTPEELQADPQALRRMIPRDDYRKLLRESERAARTMGQFQCQYRLILPDGTVRWVEAQDSPRQMADGRVLWTGLAVDITRRKRLEQLLQESEEKFRTIVENANDIIYSVTAKGIFTYVSPNWVELLGHDAADVLGRSLTDFVHPQDFERFWEFLDRVFHTRQKQSGVEYRIRHSDGSWRWHTSNASPYFDAAGRVAELHGIARDITEAKEAQEAREEAVALLHRVSQNVPGVIFKLRQEPDGRRSAPYVSWRVKDIFGAAPEDLQQDAGRFFDAVHPEDRSLVEEGLQAALEQGVPWLQEFRIRTASGSYRWHQGQASCERSADGGAGWYGYIGDVQERRDAQERFSYLALHDALTGLANRILFSDRVETALAAARREGESLALLFLDMDSFKPVNDTLGHAVGDALLQEVARRIENTLRESDTAARIGGDEFLLLLRRVDRRGALRVAEKVRQAVQEPCTIGDHVVSVTSSIGIALFPDHGESLTELSASADKAMYRSKREGRDTAALYDPALDSSEAG
- a CDS encoding UDP-glucuronic acid decarboxylase family protein, producing the protein MTILVAGGAGFIGSHLCERLLGLGHDVVCADNFSTGFRQNLDHLRAQSAFTLVEQDMTDPASSLPASDMIMNLACPASPRQYQLDPLGTLRANLLGTMNLLELAGRWRAPFFQASTSEVYGDPGVHPQSELYWGNVNPLGSRACYNEGKRCAETLCVNYHRHRGQPLAIARIFNTYGPRMDPDDGRVISSFIVQALRNEPIELFGGGHQTRSFCYIDDLLEGILACAFSVEAFSGPVNLGNPQETSIRAVAEEIIELTNSRSRLIMRPMPEDDPRRRCPDISLARHLYRWEPRTALTAGLLKTISWFDGVLSR
- a CDS encoding fibronectin type III domain-containing protein yields the protein MVSWYKNVKVYVLCSLVCVAACSAVLSPFEKSDNDRSPALRGGTGATGTLIITFPVGAATVLPPEASPEDLRFDLTLTPDDPDQEELEALDLSVSEISLPGIPPGTWNISLRGYFPDDTEVETFGASGEVNIIAGQIVTWTADLQAARTEDGEGSVEIELSWDPPGLITGYHNDAGVPTPSLQRLRPGQTPDEPIHIPTANIDFDSGAGTLRYHQTGPDSLLESGFYRIVIPLQRNGIPVATYRDIIHIYDGRRSEKTLDITGRIGLPPSAPEDLQATQGAFDPDEGWAVHLSWTRTANTALGYRIYRKEAGADEFATALPGAGSLPSNSSLYTDRVPPDSSWHYRVVAYNTYGESQGAETPEPFEAGGVFTVTYLGGDGSSGAPPGPVYLMADADPHEILQPQALRGPGLTGHEGSGITQRFLGWLEGDDEYQPGDSLTITGDITLTAQWTNDNEVIGKIGPAGGLVFFDTDDDSDPMHESNRTSNLVGWRYLEISLEQIAPLPWLRSGIETGDLENLEYMEEIGQASGLGRHNTTAVIAAQGGTGDYAALEARNYAGGGFSDWFLPSEEELAILDAKIFQNEDLRNRAGIQDSSWFWHSNLRHDGAAARYFYTGSGFITDPPLTDLLPSRVIRGFAGPEETYIVFYDPGLADENWGMSLYTSTNHPPRFHSQGEPVTIPHVVPLPDSSSFLGWQEVGTDSPMALIEWDGEGDPPTFTMPGRDVFLQGQWVANLVISSETLDTIFGTGTIVYYDLIDADGYAHQGSGWGSGQTSEDFDGWYGDGNVQLLQKDGETLQAKEGDRPQFEPGALTGLAPGKEWRILLTSWSEREETTSYGDAALSDPFMLSEGAPLILNTSDFVDTWWISD